The following proteins are encoded in a genomic region of Hirundo rustica isolate bHirRus1 chromosome 3, bHirRus1.pri.v3, whole genome shotgun sequence:
- the POPDC3 gene encoding popeye domain-containing protein 3: protein MGENASFWESLIYAHPTCTTWKQEAEGSIYHLASIFFVVGFMGGSGFFGLLYVFSLLGLGFLCSSVWAWLDVCAADIFSWNFVLFAICFVQFVYVTYQVRSVAFDKEFQELYSALFQPLGISLTVYRKIVLCCDAEVITLEKEHCYAMQGKTPIDKLSLLVSGRIRVTVDGEFLHYIFPLQFLDSPEWDSLRPTEEGIFQVTLTAETDCRYVAWRRKKLYLLFAKHRFISRLFSILIGSDIAEKLYALNDRVHVGQGFRYDIRLPNFYHVALPETPPVQPSHRSHHLQRGSPRRKPAGVTNCASFLAPS from the exons ATGGGAGAAAATGCAAGTTTTTGGGAAAGCTTGATATATGCACATCCTACGTGTACCACCTGGAAGCAAGAGGCAGAGGGATCTATCTACCACCTAGCcagtattttctttgttgtGGGCTTCATGGGTGGAAGTGGATTCTTTGGGCTCCTCTACGTCTTCAGCTTGCTTGGACTGGgctttctctgctcttctgtttggGCTTGGCTGGATGTGTGTGCTGCTGATATATTCTCCTGGAATTTTGTACTGTTCGCTATATGCTTCGTCCAGTTCGTTTATGTTACCTACCAAGTCCGGAGTGTTGCCTTCGACAAAGAATTCCAGGAACTTTACAGTGCTCTCTTCCAGCCTCTGGGAATTTCCTTGACTGTGTACAGGAAGATCGTCTTGTGCTGCGATGCAGAAGTGATTACCCTGGAGAAGGAACATTGTTACGCCATGCAGGGCAAAACGCCCATTGATAAACTGTCCTTGCTTGTGTCAGGCAG GATCAGAGTGACAGTTGATGGGGAGTTTCTGcattatatttttcctcttcaatttCTGGACTCTCCTGAATGGGATTCACTGAGGCCCACAGAAGAGGGAATTTTCCAG GTAACGCTAACAGCAGAGACAGATTGTCGGTACGTGGCCTGGAGGAGAAAGAAGCTCTACCTGCTGTTCGCTAAACACCGCTTCATCTCTCGCCTGTTCTCGATTTTAATTGGGAGCGACATCGCTGAAAAACTGTATGCCCTGAACGACAGGGTGCACGTGGGGCAAGGCTTCAGGTACGACATCCGCTTGCCCAACTTCTACCACGTTGCACTGCCAGAGACCCCTCCGGTGCAGCCCTCCCACCGCTCGCACCACCTCCAGCGAGGGTCCCCCCGGCGCAAGCCCGCGGGGGTTACAAACTGCGCCTCCTTCCTCGCTCCCTCCTAG